One window from the genome of Cucumis melo cultivar AY chromosome 12, USDA_Cmelo_AY_1.0, whole genome shotgun sequence encodes:
- the LOC103503240 gene encoding uncharacterized protein At3g17950 isoform X1: protein MKCFSIQRERKEMLNPANDLLPPPSSPTNSSISSSDLDTESTGSFFHDRSTSLGTLMGVSFPAITFRVPSQNRDQHTAATVTAGGGSRKSKKTKRKTTTAPALVADRKRRWWRLCRDDGVKPASLGEFLEVERRFGDGAFYGNAVDLEGVVTADQQRNGRSLFADGRVLPPAQTEEDTSATGALCRFSVSLTGICSGGAG from the exons ATGAAATG CTTCTCTATACAGAGAGAGCGAAAAGAGATGTTGAATCCGGCCAACGATCTGTTACCGCCGCCGTCTTCTCCCACCAATTCATCCATTTCCTCCTCCGATCTCGACACTGAG TCTACGGGTTCGTTCTTCCATGACCGGAGCACGAGCTTAGGGACTCTAATGGGGGTCAGCTTCCCGGCGATTACTTTCCGAGTCCCTTCCCAGAACAGAGATCAACACACCGCCGCGACGGTCACCGCAGGCGGAGGTTCTCGTAAGAGTAAGAAGACAAAGAGGAAAACGACGACAGCGCCGGCACTGGTTGCAGATCGGAAACGAAGGTGGTGGAGACTATGTAGGGATGACGGCGTCAAGCCGGCGTCTTTGGGCGAGTTTCTCGAAGTGGAACGAAGATTTGGGGATGGTGCCTTCTACGGCAACGCGGTGGATCTGGAAGGCGTGGTTACGGCAGATCAACAGAGGAATGGTCGTTCTTTATTCGCCGATGGAAGAGTTCTTCCACCGGCGCAAACGGAGGAAGACACGTCAGCGACCGGCGCTTTATGCCGATTTTCCGTATCGCTAACCGGGATTTGCAGCGGCGGTGCCGGCTAA
- the LOC103503240 gene encoding uncharacterized protein At3g17950 isoform X2, with protein MLNPANDLLPPPSSPTNSSISSSDLDTESTGSFFHDRSTSLGTLMGVSFPAITFRVPSQNRDQHTAATVTAGGGSRKSKKTKRKTTTAPALVADRKRRWWRLCRDDGVKPASLGEFLEVERRFGDGAFYGNAVDLEGVVTADQQRNGRSLFADGRVLPPAQTEEDTSATGALCRFSVSLTGICSGGAG; from the exons ATGTTGAATCCGGCCAACGATCTGTTACCGCCGCCGTCTTCTCCCACCAATTCATCCATTTCCTCCTCCGATCTCGACACTGAG TCTACGGGTTCGTTCTTCCATGACCGGAGCACGAGCTTAGGGACTCTAATGGGGGTCAGCTTCCCGGCGATTACTTTCCGAGTCCCTTCCCAGAACAGAGATCAACACACCGCCGCGACGGTCACCGCAGGCGGAGGTTCTCGTAAGAGTAAGAAGACAAAGAGGAAAACGACGACAGCGCCGGCACTGGTTGCAGATCGGAAACGAAGGTGGTGGAGACTATGTAGGGATGACGGCGTCAAGCCGGCGTCTTTGGGCGAGTTTCTCGAAGTGGAACGAAGATTTGGGGATGGTGCCTTCTACGGCAACGCGGTGGATCTGGAAGGCGTGGTTACGGCAGATCAACAGAGGAATGGTCGTTCTTTATTCGCCGATGGAAGAGTTCTTCCACCGGCGCAAACGGAGGAAGACACGTCAGCGACCGGCGCTTTATGCCGATTTTCCGTATCGCTAACCGGGATTTGCAGCGGCGGTGCCGGCTAA
- the LOC103502878 gene encoding uncharacterized protein LOC103502878, with product MESSDDEKDGTYGKYVPREPSHNLVSNGAKFVDEVLNGQNERCLEHFRMDKHVFYKLCDILQAKGLLRHTNRIKIEEQLAIFMFIIGHNLRTRAVQELFRYSGETISRHFNNVLNAIMAISLDFFQPPGSNVPPPEILEDPRFYPYFKDCVGAIDGIHIPVMVGVDEQGPFRNKNGQLSQIVLAACSFDLKFHYVLAGWEGSASDLQVLNSALTRRNKLHVPEGKYYLVDQKYMNMPGFVAPYHDITYHSKEYPGGYHPQDAKELFNLRHSLLRNATERTFGALKARFPILLSAPPYPLQTQVKLVVATCAIHNYIRRENPDDWFFRLYEQDHVPHMEDSLPQLEAEQLTANIETPIVDVAFETEELEIASQLRDSIAAEIWSDYINDISPM from the exons ATGGAGAGTTCTGATGATGAAAAGGATGGAACTTATGGGAAATATGTTCCAAGAGAACCGAGTCATAATCTAGTGTCTAATGGTGCAAAATTTGTAGATGAAGTACTCAATGGACAAAATGAACGTTGTCTAGAACATTTCCGCATGGACAAGCACGTATTTTATAAGTTGTGTGATATTTTGCAAGCCAAAGGCTTACTGCGTCATACAAACCGAATTAAGATTGAAGAGCAACTAGCCATATTCATGTTTATTATTGGTCACAATCTTAGGACACGAGCGGTGCAAGAGTTATTCAGATATTCAGGAGAAACAATAAGTCGCCATTTTAACAATGTATTGAATGCAATTATGGCAATATCATTGGACTTCTTTCAACCTCCAGGATCCAATGTTCCTCCTCCAGAAATTTTGGAAGATCCAAGATTCTATCCCTACTTTAAG GATTGTGTGGGGGCAATTGATGGCATACACATCCCTGTGATGGTTGGAGTTGATGAGCAAGGACCTTTTCGTAATAAGAATGGACAACTTTCTCAAATTGTTTTGGCAGCATGCTCATTTGACCTCAAGTTCCATTACGTTCTAGCCGGATGGGAAGGATCGGCATCCGATTTGCAGGTTCTGAATTCAGCACTTACTAGGAGAAACAAACTACATGTTCCTGAAG GTAAATACTACCTTGTGGACCAAAAATATATGAACATGCCTGGTTTTGTTGCCCCATATCATGATATCACCTATCATTCAAAGGAATATCCTGGTGGTTATCATCCGCAAGATGCCAAAGAGCTATTTAATCTACGACATTCATTGTTGCGCAATGCAACTGAAAGAACTTTTGGAGCTCTAAAGGCGCGCTTCCCCATACTATTGTCAGCTCCTCCTTACCCATTACAGACACAAGTTAAATTGGTTGTTGCGACATGTGCGATTCACAATTACATTCGAAGGGAGAACCCCGACGATTGGTTCTTTAGATTATATGAACAAGACCATGTTCCACATATGGAGGATTCATTGCCTCAATTGGAAGCAGAACAGCTGACAGCAAATATTGAAACTCCAATTGTGGACGTTGCTTTTGAGACAGAAGAACTAGAAATTGCATCACAGTTGCGAGATAGTATTGCAGCTGAAATATGGAGTGACTATATTAATGATATATCACCCatgtaa
- the LOC103502664 gene encoding uncharacterized protein LOC103502664 isoform X3 yields MPVVELKLSRTNRIYRPCEHLQGQIIVNSRSSISHSGIRLALNGSVNLQVRGGSAGVIESVYGVIKPILIVNRSILVRPSGKLASDISRGYLHKSLSATMEFIVESDTADFLERPLSSEMVIFYITQDTQRHPLLPELRSGGFRVTGKMSTLCSLSDPITGELIVETSAVPINSIDIHLCRVESVILGERIITETSVIQTTQIADGDVCRNITLPIYVILPRLLTCPTVFAGPFSIEFKVYIVITFQSELSKLHPKTDPRTPRLWLAIESLPMELIRCRSDD; encoded by the exons ATGCCAGTAGTGGAGCTCAAGCTTTCTCGAACTAATCGTATCTACCGGCCTTGT GAACATCTTCAAGGTCAAATCATCGTCAATTCTCGTTCATCGATTTCCCATTCTGGAATTCGCCTCGCTCTCAATGGATCCGTCAATTTGCAG GTTCGTGGAGGATCTGCGGGTGTTATTGAGTCGGTTTACGGTGTTATCAAGCCTATTTTGATAGT GAATAGGAGCATTTTGGTTAGGCCATCTGGAAAGCTTGCTTCAG ATATAAGCAGAGGGTACCTACACAAGTCATTATCTGCCACGATGGAGTTTATAGTTGAAAGTGATACAG CTGATTTCCTTGAGCGGCCGCTGTCCTCTGAGATGGTCATCTTTTACATCACTCAGGATACACAAAGGCATCCACTACTTCCTGAACTAAGATCAg GTGGCTTTCGGGTTACCGGGAAAATGTCGACTCTGTGTTCTCTTTCAGACCCCATCACCGGCGAATTAATTGTTGAAACATCTGCAGTCCCCATTAATTCAATTGACATTCACCTGTGTCGCGTCGAATCTGTTATTCTTGGAGAGAGAATCATAACTGAAACATCTGTGATCCAAACTACCCAA ATAGCAGACGGTGATGTATGTCGCAACATTACTCTGCCTATTTATGTTATACTACCCCGCCTTTTGACTTGCCCAACAGTCTTTGCTGG TCCATTTTCAATTGAATTCAAAGTCTACATCGTTATAACCTTTCAATCAGAGCTATCAAAGTTACATCCCAAGACTGATCCAAGAACTCCAAGATTATGG CTTGCAATTGAATCTCTACCCATGGAGCTTATTCGATGTCGGTCAGACGATTAG
- the LOC103502664 gene encoding uncharacterized protein LOC103502664 isoform X2 yields the protein MPVVELKLSRTNRIYRPCEHLQGQIIVNSRSSISHSGIRLALNGSVNLQVRGGSAGVIESVYGVIKPILIVNRSILVRPSGKLASVTVDISRGYLHKSLSATMEFIVESDTADFLERPLSSEMVIFYITQDTQRHPLLPELRSGGFRVTGKMSTLCSLSDPITGELIVETSAVPINSIDIHLCRVESVILGERIITETSVIQTTQIADGDVCRNITLPIYVILPRLLTCPTVFAGPFSIEFKVYIVITFQSELSKLHPKTDPRTPRLWLAIESLPMELIRCRSDD from the exons ATGCCAGTAGTGGAGCTCAAGCTTTCTCGAACTAATCGTATCTACCGGCCTTGT GAACATCTTCAAGGTCAAATCATCGTCAATTCTCGTTCATCGATTTCCCATTCTGGAATTCGCCTCGCTCTCAATGGATCCGTCAATTTGCAG GTTCGTGGAGGATCTGCGGGTGTTATTGAGTCGGTTTACGGTGTTATCAAGCCTATTTTGATAGT GAATAGGAGCATTTTGGTTAGGCCATCTGGAAAGCTTGCTTCAG TAACTGTAGATATAAGCAGAGGGTACCTACACAAGTCATTATCTGCCACGATGGAGTTTATAGTTGAAAGTGATACAG CTGATTTCCTTGAGCGGCCGCTGTCCTCTGAGATGGTCATCTTTTACATCACTCAGGATACACAAAGGCATCCACTACTTCCTGAACTAAGATCAg GTGGCTTTCGGGTTACCGGGAAAATGTCGACTCTGTGTTCTCTTTCAGACCCCATCACCGGCGAATTAATTGTTGAAACATCTGCAGTCCCCATTAATTCAATTGACATTCACCTGTGTCGCGTCGAATCTGTTATTCTTGGAGAGAGAATCATAACTGAAACATCTGTGATCCAAACTACCCAA ATAGCAGACGGTGATGTATGTCGCAACATTACTCTGCCTATTTATGTTATACTACCCCGCCTTTTGACTTGCCCAACAGTCTTTGCTGG TCCATTTTCAATTGAATTCAAAGTCTACATCGTTATAACCTTTCAATCAGAGCTATCAAAGTTACATCCCAAGACTGATCCAAGAACTCCAAGATTATGG CTTGCAATTGAATCTCTACCCATGGAGCTTATTCGATGTCGGTCAGACGATTAG
- the LOC103502664 gene encoding uncharacterized protein LOC103502664 isoform X1 — translation MPVVELKLSRTNRIYRPCEHLQGQIIVNSRSSISHSGIRLALNGSVNLQVRGGSAGVIESVYGVIKPILIVNRSILVRPSGKLASGTNEIPFSVILRQPSENLGKFYETFHGTDINIQYLVTVDISRGYLHKSLSATMEFIVESDTADFLERPLSSEMVIFYITQDTQRHPLLPELRSGGFRVTGKMSTLCSLSDPITGELIVETSAVPINSIDIHLCRVESVILGERIITETSVIQTTQIADGDVCRNITLPIYVILPRLLTCPTVFAGPFSIEFKVYIVITFQSELSKLHPKTDPRTPRLWLAIESLPMELIRCRSDD, via the exons ATGCCAGTAGTGGAGCTCAAGCTTTCTCGAACTAATCGTATCTACCGGCCTTGT GAACATCTTCAAGGTCAAATCATCGTCAATTCTCGTTCATCGATTTCCCATTCTGGAATTCGCCTCGCTCTCAATGGATCCGTCAATTTGCAG GTTCGTGGAGGATCTGCGGGTGTTATTGAGTCGGTTTACGGTGTTATCAAGCCTATTTTGATAGT GAATAGGAGCATTTTGGTTAGGCCATCTGGAAAGCTTGCTTCAGGTACAAACGAG ATTCCATTTTCCGTAATTCTGAGACAGCCAAGTGAAAACTTGGGAAAATTTTACGAGACTTTTCATGGAACTGACATTAACATTCAG TATTTAGTAACTGTAGATATAAGCAGAGGGTACCTACACAAGTCATTATCTGCCACGATGGAGTTTATAGTTGAAAGTGATACAG CTGATTTCCTTGAGCGGCCGCTGTCCTCTGAGATGGTCATCTTTTACATCACTCAGGATACACAAAGGCATCCACTACTTCCTGAACTAAGATCAg GTGGCTTTCGGGTTACCGGGAAAATGTCGACTCTGTGTTCTCTTTCAGACCCCATCACCGGCGAATTAATTGTTGAAACATCTGCAGTCCCCATTAATTCAATTGACATTCACCTGTGTCGCGTCGAATCTGTTATTCTTGGAGAGAGAATCATAACTGAAACATCTGTGATCCAAACTACCCAA ATAGCAGACGGTGATGTATGTCGCAACATTACTCTGCCTATTTATGTTATACTACCCCGCCTTTTGACTTGCCCAACAGTCTTTGCTGG TCCATTTTCAATTGAATTCAAAGTCTACATCGTTATAACCTTTCAATCAGAGCTATCAAAGTTACATCCCAAGACTGATCCAAGAACTCCAAGATTATGG CTTGCAATTGAATCTCTACCCATGGAGCTTATTCGATGTCGGTCAGACGATTAG
- the LOC103502593 gene encoding ERAD-associated E3 ubiquitin-protein ligase component HRD3A — MQLETRRVQLIFLILCLSSLFINARPFLIVISQDDLKDGAPPDDSSDSANSDSADWDEFGEPESQNSALELDPGSWRPIFEPDSLASASDSDAPQDLYYTALGKMMSAVSSGDLRLMEDAVADIDQAVADNGDPHAQSVLGLLYGMGIMKETNKAKAFMYHHFAAEGNKQSKMALAYIYFRQEMYEKAVKLYAELAEVAINSLLVSKDSPVIEPVRIHNGAEENKQALRKSRGEEDEDFQILEYQAQKGNAGAMYRIGLFYYFGLRGLRRDHAKALSWFSKAVEKGEPKSMELLGEIYARGAGVERDYTKALQWLTRASKQPSFTAYNGMGYLYVKGYGVEKNYTKAKEYFEKAAENDESGGHYNLGVMYLKGIGVKRDVKKACTHFIMAANAGQPKAFYQLAKMFHTGVGLKRNIPMASALYKLVAERGPWSSLSRWALESYLKSDIGKAFFLYARMAELGYEVAQSNAAWILDKYGEQSMCLGESGFCTDAERHQRAHSLWWQASEQGNEHAALLIGDAYYYGRGTDVDYDRAAEAYMHAKSQLNAQAMFNLGYMHEHGLGLPFDLHLAKRYYDQALELDPAARLPVKLALVSLWLRKNHADSFLVHVIDSLPEVYPKIDAWVEDVLLEEGNATILTLFACLLTVLYLRERQRRQAAVRAAAAAAEAVPPLHPNDHLPPQN; from the exons ATGCAATTGGAAACTCGTAGAGTTcaattaattttcttaattttatgtCTATCTTCTCTCTTCATCAACGCCCGTCCCTTTCTCATCGTCATCTCTCAAGATGACCTCAAGGATGGCGCCCCACCGGACGACTCCTCCGATTCCGCCAACTCCGATTCCGCCGACTGGGACGAGTTCGGTGAACCCGAATCTCAAAATTCCGCCTTGGAACTGGACCCCGGTTCTTGGCGCCCTATTTTTGAACCGGATTCTCTCGCCTCCGCATCCGACTCCGACGCGCCCCAGGATCTGTACTACACTGCTTTAGGGAAAATGATGTCTGCGGTTAGCTCTGGTGACCTGAGGTTGATGGAAGATGCGGTAGCGGATATTGATCAAGCTGTTGCGGATAATGGGGATCCGCACGCGCAATCGGTTCTAGGGTTGTTGTATGGAATGGGGATAATGAAGGAAACCAATAAGGCTAAGGCATTTATGTATCATCATTTTGCTGCTGAGGGGAATAAGCAATCTAAGATGGCTCTTGCTTACATTTACTTCAGGCAAGAA ATGTATGAGAAAGCAGTCAAGCTTTATGCTGAATTAGCGGAGGTAGCTATCAATAGTTTATTAGTTTCCAAGGATTCTCCAGTAATTGAACCTGTAAGGATCCATAATGGAGCTGAGGAGAATAAGCAGGCCTTGAGAAAGTCTCGAGGAGAAGAGGATGAggacttccaaattttggagtATCAGGCGCAGAAGGGCAATGCTGGAGCTATGTATAGAATTGGGCTATTTTACTACTTTGGACTTAGAGGGTTGAGGCGTGATCATGCTAAAGCATTGTCCTGGTTTTCCAAGGCCGTGGAGAAAGGTGAACCAAAGTCTATGGAATTACTTGGAGAGATATATGCAAGGGGGGCAGGAGTCGAAAGGGATTACACCAAGGCACTTCAATGGCTAACTCGTGCATCCAAGCAGCCGTCATTTACTGCCTATAATGGCATGGGATATTTATACGTTAAGGGTTATGGAGTGGAGAAAAACTATACCAAG GCCAAGGAATACTTTGAGAAAGCTGCCGAAAACGACGAGTCTGGTGGTCATTATAATCTAGGAGTTATGTATCTTAAAGGCATTGGAGTAAAGAGAGATGTGAAGAAGGCATGTACTCATTTTATAATGGCTGCAAATGCTGGACAACCAAAGGCATTCTACCAGCTGGCAAAGATGTTTCATACGGGTGTTGGGCTCAAGAGGAATATTCCAATG GCTAGTGCATTGTATAAATTAGTTGCTGAACGAGGGCCTTGGAGTTCATTGTCTAGATGGGCATTGGAATCATATCTGAAAAGTGATATTGGCAAGGCATTCTTCTTGTACGCAAGAATGGCTGAGCTAGGATATGAGGTGGCACAAAGCAATGCAGCATGGATACTTGACAAATATGGAGAACAAAGCATGTGTCTTGGAGAATCGGGCTTTTGCACGGATGCAGAAAGACATCAGAGAGCTCATTCTCTATGGTGGCAAGCTTCCGAGCAGGGCAATGAACATGCTGCATTACTTATTGGGGATGCATATTACTACGGGCGG GGAACTGACGTAGATTATGATCGTGCTGCGGAAGCATACATGCATGCTAAATCCCAACTAAATGCACAAGCCATGTTCAACCTTGGTTACATGCATGAACATGGTCTTGGCCTTCCATTTGATCTCCACCTAGCTAAGCGTTACTATGACCAAGCTTTGGAACTTGATCCAGCCGCCAGGTTGCCTGTCAAGTTGGCCCTAGTAAGCCTTTGGTTAAGAAAGAATCATGCTGACAGTTTTCTG GTACATGTGATTGATTCATTGCCAGAAGTGTATCCAAAAATTGATGCATGGGTAGAGGATGTACTGTTGGAGGAAGGAAACGCAACAATTCTAACTCTATTTGCTTGCCTTCTCACTGTCCTATATCTTAGAGAGCGACAACGGAGGCAGGCAGCTGTTCGGGCTGCTGCCGCTGCGGCTGAGGCTGTGCCGCCACTCCATCCAAATGACCATTTGCCTCCGCAAAATTAA
- the LOC103502471 gene encoding protection of telomeres protein 1a-like isoform X1, with translation MTGRSDDYRFMEIRDAIASINQKVNIIGVIIEFGFPRRTKGTDCFCAVKIVDQSHHKPGITANIFAESLEKLPHVASAGDIIELSHVTMKTHQGEIYAVFNKKFSSFALYEGKDGSGFLPYDVSPKFRSRDLDKKFIQSLRDWLVNFELDEGSTNFSFVRDLKESEHVNLICKIVYMCESNNETLAFAWDGTDSQPISIDTRLANEIDYAHQSGPLILPRDILCILPPVGSILRLIFDKGIEKQSFSMLNTGKWMKFVNVLCEMQVGSFQIVVTTFSKLRFTSNEDIAVQFRQRSYEERLASALGRIPFWCFPSPSPITEVDYNNEPFVTLMDVLTYSKVTAKFKCVVRVIAIYPLQAKDFRSPEGTYRVRLCLEDPTARIHALLYAEDGEQFFGGYPSNDALTRKRNKLLGVSASEKNEASTRDPPWVQCCLKSYYLNKQDVLGSRQYRIFGTRLEVEN, from the exons ATGACGGGGAGAAGCGATGATTACAGATTCATGGAGATCAGAGATGCTATTGCCTCCATAAACCAAAAGGTTAATATTATTGGCGTAATCATCGAGTTCGGTTTCCCTAGGCGAACCAAGGGCACCG ATTGCTTTTGTGCTGTGAAAATTGTTGACCAGTCTCATCATAAACCTGGAATTACTGCGAATATTTTTGCTGAAAGTCTGGAAAAGCTTCCCCATGTTGCTTCTGCTGGAGATATCATTGAACTTTCGCATGTTACG ATGAAAACTCATCAGGGAGAAATATATGCCGTCTTCAACAAGAAGTTTTCTTCATTTGCTTTGTACGAGGGAAAAGATGGATCAGGCTTTCTACCATATGATGTATCACCAAAATTTCGATCCAGAGATCTTGATAAAAAGTTCATTCAGAGTCTGAGGGATTGGCTGGTTAATTTTGAACTTGATGAAG GATCAACCAACTTTTCTTTCGTTAGGGATTTAAAGGAAAGTGAACATGTAAATTTGATCTGCAAG ATTGTCTACATGTGTGAGTCTAATAATGAGACTCTCGCTTTTGCTTGGGATGGAACTGATTCTCAACCAATCAGTATTGACACCAG GTTAGCGAATGAAATTGATTATGCACATCAGTCCGGACCATTGATTTTGCCGAGAGATATATTATGTATACTACCTCCCGTTGGCTCTATCTTGAGGCTGATCTTTGACAAAGGGATTGAGAAGCAGAGTTTTTCCATGCTCAACACTGGTAAATGGATGAAATTTGTGAATGTCTTGTGTGAAATGCAAGTTGGATCTTTCCAAATTGTGGTGACAACATTTTCAAAGCTTCGTTTTACATCAAATGAAGATATTGCCGTCCAATTCCGCCAAAG ATCATACGAAGAGCGTTTAGCATCAGCTTTGGGCAGAATTCCTTTTTGGTGCTTTCCTTCGCCCTCACCCATTACAG AGGTTGATTACAACAACGAACCGTTTGTCACATTGATGGATGTTTTGACATATTCAAAG GTGACTGCTAAATTCAAATGTGTAGTTCGAGTCATAGCAATATATCCATTACAGGCCAAGGACTTCCGCTCTCCTGAAGGGACTTACCGGGTTAGGCTGTGCCTAGAAGATCCAACTGCAAGAATCCACGCTCTATTATATGCGGAAGATGGA GAGCAATTCTTTGGTGGCTATCCATCCAACGATGCTTTAACAAGGAAACGAAACAAGTTACTTGGGGTTTCAGCTAGTGAGAAAAATGAGGCCAGTACAAGAGATCCTCCATGGGTGCAATGCTGCTTAAAATCTTATTACCTAAATAAACAAGACGTTTTGGGAAGCAGACAGTACAGAATATTTGGCACTCGGCTGGAAGTAGAAAATTAA
- the LOC103502471 gene encoding protection of telomeres protein 1a-like isoform X2, with product MKTHQGEIYAVFNKKFSSFALYEGKDGSGFLPYDVSPKFRSRDLDKKFIQSLRDWLVNFELDEGSTNFSFVRDLKESEHVNLICKIVYMCESNNETLAFAWDGTDSQPISIDTRLANEIDYAHQSGPLILPRDILCILPPVGSILRLIFDKGIEKQSFSMLNTGKWMKFVNVLCEMQVGSFQIVVTTFSKLRFTSNEDIAVQFRQRSYEERLASALGRIPFWCFPSPSPITEVDYNNEPFVTLMDVLTYSKVTAKFKCVVRVIAIYPLQAKDFRSPEGTYRVRLCLEDPTARIHALLYAEDGEQFFGGYPSNDALTRKRNKLLGVSASEKNEASTRDPPWVQCCLKSYYLNKQDVLGSRQYRIFGTRLEVEN from the exons ATGAAAACTCATCAGGGAGAAATATATGCCGTCTTCAACAAGAAGTTTTCTTCATTTGCTTTGTACGAGGGAAAAGATGGATCAGGCTTTCTACCATATGATGTATCACCAAAATTTCGATCCAGAGATCTTGATAAAAAGTTCATTCAGAGTCTGAGGGATTGGCTGGTTAATTTTGAACTTGATGAAG GATCAACCAACTTTTCTTTCGTTAGGGATTTAAAGGAAAGTGAACATGTAAATTTGATCTGCAAG ATTGTCTACATGTGTGAGTCTAATAATGAGACTCTCGCTTTTGCTTGGGATGGAACTGATTCTCAACCAATCAGTATTGACACCAG GTTAGCGAATGAAATTGATTATGCACATCAGTCCGGACCATTGATTTTGCCGAGAGATATATTATGTATACTACCTCCCGTTGGCTCTATCTTGAGGCTGATCTTTGACAAAGGGATTGAGAAGCAGAGTTTTTCCATGCTCAACACTGGTAAATGGATGAAATTTGTGAATGTCTTGTGTGAAATGCAAGTTGGATCTTTCCAAATTGTGGTGACAACATTTTCAAAGCTTCGTTTTACATCAAATGAAGATATTGCCGTCCAATTCCGCCAAAG ATCATACGAAGAGCGTTTAGCATCAGCTTTGGGCAGAATTCCTTTTTGGTGCTTTCCTTCGCCCTCACCCATTACAG AGGTTGATTACAACAACGAACCGTTTGTCACATTGATGGATGTTTTGACATATTCAAAG GTGACTGCTAAATTCAAATGTGTAGTTCGAGTCATAGCAATATATCCATTACAGGCCAAGGACTTCCGCTCTCCTGAAGGGACTTACCGGGTTAGGCTGTGCCTAGAAGATCCAACTGCAAGAATCCACGCTCTATTATATGCGGAAGATGGA GAGCAATTCTTTGGTGGCTATCCATCCAACGATGCTTTAACAAGGAAACGAAACAAGTTACTTGGGGTTTCAGCTAGTGAGAAAAATGAGGCCAGTACAAGAGATCCTCCATGGGTGCAATGCTGCTTAAAATCTTATTACCTAAATAAACAAGACGTTTTGGGAAGCAGACAGTACAGAATATTTGGCACTCGGCTGGAAGTAGAAAATTAA
- the LOC103502345 gene encoding protein C2-DOMAIN ABA-RELATED 4-like: MGDSPKSPESGSGGGGGGSSGGGRCSSSLMESLLGLLRIRIIRGVNLAVRDVRSSDPYIVVKMSKQKLKTRVIKKDINPEWNEDLTLSVTDPNALVKLTVYDHDTFSMDDKMGDAEFEIGPYIEALKMDLSGLPSGTIVSRVQPSRQNCLAEESGIVWVEGKVVQNICLRLRNVECGELEIQLQWIDLPGSKAALITNTSTWLAVNGNNSILQSTTRVEVTGNDSIPSSTGEECFERIPTKSSKKLWTPVWRLPGIYHYVNRFKSTLILRRCLYKK, translated from the exons atggGGGATTCACCAAAAAGCCCAGAGAGCGGcagcggcggcggcggtggtgGTAGTAGTGGGGGAGGGCGTTGTTCGTCGTCGTTGATGGAAAGCTTGTTGGGTCTTCTTCGGATTCGGATCATTCGCGGCGTCAACCTCGCCGTTCGTGACGTCCGTAGCAGCGATCCTTATATTGTTGTTAAAATGTCTAAACAG AAATTAAAGACTCGTGTGATTAAGAAGGACATAAATCCAGAATGGAACGAAGACCTTACTTTATCTGTTACAGATCCCAACGCTTTAGTCAAACTG ACGGTGTACGACCATGACACATTCAGTATGGACGACAAGATGGGCGACGCAGAGTTCGAGATAGGGCCATATATTGAAGCATTAAAGATGGATCTATCAGGGTTACCGAGTGGAACGATAGTGTCAAGAGTGCAACCAAGTAGGCAAAATTGTCTGGCAGAAGAGAGTGGGATTGTGTGGGTAGAAGGCAAAGTTGTTCAAAACATTTGTCTACGATTGCGCAATGTCGAATGTGGAGAACTCGAAATCCAATTGCAATGGATTGATCTTCCTGGTTCTAAAG CTGCGTTGATCACGAACACGTCGACATGGTTGGCAGTCAATGGCAACAATTCAATTCTTCAAAGTACTACACGTGTGGAAGTGACCGGCAACGATTCAATTCCAAGTAGTACAGGTGAGGAATGTTTTGAAAGGATACCTACAAAATCATCAAAGAAGCTTTGGACACCCGTGTGGCGTCTACCGGGCATATATCACTATGTAAATCGCTTCAAGTCTACACTTATTCTTCGACGTTGTTTATATAAGAAATGA